In uncultured Methanobacterium sp., a genomic segment contains:
- a CDS encoding VOC family protein encodes MRQKLNLITLGVSDLEKSIEFFEKGLKWKRSSSSTDNLALFPLGGMVLALYPRKLLAEDAMVEDNPTGFSGITISYNAKSEREVDEVMGEVENLGVKIVKPPQKVFWGGYSGYFKDPDGHLFEVAFNPLWEFDENDNLDIL; translated from the coding sequence ATGAGGCAAAAACTGAATCTCATCACCCTTGGCGTAAGTGATCTGGAAAAATCCATAGAATTTTTTGAAAAAGGATTGAAATGGAAAAGATCTTCATCAAGCACCGATAATCTGGCCTTATTCCCATTAGGAGGAATGGTTCTGGCATTGTATCCCCGGAAACTTCTGGCAGAAGATGCAATGGTAGAAGATAATCCAACAGGTTTTTCAGGAATTACTATTTCTTACAATGCCAAATCAGAACGTGAAGTGGATGAGGTAATGGGAGAAGTTGAAAATTTAGGGGTAAAAATAGTAAAGCCTCCTCAAAAAGTATTCTGGGGTGGTTATTCCGGATATTTTAAGGACCCAGATGGTCATCTTTTTGAAGTGGCCTTTAATCCATTATGGGAATTTGATGAGAACGATAATTTAGATATACTCTAA
- a CDS encoding SRPBCC family protein, which translates to MVNINEEAPVLAKAEIEINAHPDKVWDIITDIESWPQWNPDIKEVTLHGDLKPGTHFQWKAGPGKISSVLQNVEPPTLIAWTGKTMGINAIHVWKIETIDGKTLARSEESWDGLLSRAMHGRLQKMLEESLQAGLKYLKAEAEAVKD; encoded by the coding sequence ATGGTTAATATCAATGAGGAAGCTCCAGTGTTGGCTAAGGCTGAAATTGAAATTAACGCGCATCCAGATAAAGTGTGGGATATAATCACTGATATTGAGTCCTGGCCCCAATGGAACCCCGATATAAAAGAGGTTACACTCCACGGCGACCTAAAACCTGGAACCCATTTCCAGTGGAAAGCTGGTCCTGGAAAAATTTCATCGGTACTGCAGAATGTTGAACCACCCACCCTTATAGCCTGGACCGGGAAAACCATGGGTATCAATGCCATCCATGTCTGGAAGATTGAAACTATTGATGGTAAAACCCTTGCCAGAAGTGAAGAATCATGGGATGGTCTTTTGAGCCGTGCAATGCATGGAAGGTTGCAGAAAATGCTGGAAGAATCATTACAAGCCGGATTGAAATATCTTAAAGCTGAAGCAGAGGCCGTGAAAGATTAG
- a CDS encoding ABC transporter permease: MSELRGISALWRRELKRFIRDRSRLISSVITPVLWLVIFGGGLGLSISAATGFNYTQFLLPGIIAQTLLFTAIFLGISVIWDRQFGFMKEILVAPISRVSIFAGKMFGVGTAAIIQGFIVIILGFLIGVPLSLYAVSLAIPLMIIITIGLTCIGLVIASLMTSLESFGTIVTFVNMPMFFLSGALFPVTNLPAWIRWTFYINPLTYGVDALRGVMISGWHTLLPLEYDILIICAFDLVMVVIGTYLFSKRQ, from the coding sequence ATAAGCGAACTTCGAGGGATTTCTGCCCTGTGGCGACGAGAACTTAAACGTTTCATCCGTGATCGCTCCAGATTAATCAGCTCCGTGATAACACCAGTATTGTGGTTGGTAATCTTTGGTGGAGGTTTAGGACTTTCCATCTCAGCAGCTACAGGCTTTAACTACACCCAGTTCCTCCTCCCAGGGATCATCGCACAGACACTACTTTTTACAGCGATATTTCTGGGCATCTCCGTGATCTGGGATCGGCAGTTTGGTTTTATGAAGGAGATACTGGTAGCACCTATTAGCAGGGTTTCCATCTTTGCCGGTAAAATGTTTGGAGTTGGTACCGCTGCTATTATTCAGGGATTCATCGTTATCATACTAGGATTTCTTATCGGCGTGCCCCTGAGCCTTTATGCAGTAAGCCTAGCAATCCCTTTGATGATCATAATTACAATAGGCTTAACCTGCATTGGTCTGGTCATTGCCAGTCTCATGACCAGCCTGGAAAGCTTTGGAACAATTGTAACCTTTGTTAACATGCCCATGTTCTTCCTAAGCGGTGCATTATTTCCAGTTACCAATTTACCCGCGTGGATAAGGTGGACTTTCTATATTAATCCCCTGACCTATGGTGTAGACGCTTTAAGAGGAGTTATGATAAGTGGATGGCATACATTACTACCACTGGAATATGATATCCTGATTATATGTGCCTTTGACCTGGTTATGGTGGTTATTGGAACCTACCTCTTCAGCAAGAGACAGTGA
- a CDS encoding ATP-binding cassette domain-containing protein, with the protein MKAIETLDLTKRFGTLTAVDKVNLQVNQGEIFGLLGPNGAGKSTFISMLCTILKPSQGTARVEGYDISREASDVRRSIGIVFQDPSIDDKLTGMENMELHADLYDVPHDVMHSRIDEVLKLVELEDRASHFVNTYSGGMRRRLEIARSLIHYPKVLFLDEPTIGLDPQSRDHIWNYIRDLKKRENITIILTTHYMEEADKLCDRIAIIDRSKIIALDTPQKLKSELEGETIIIESSDNDLLSSKLTQVKLADTILKTDTELNLCVENAHTALARIVELAVSLGIHIDNITIREPDLNDVFMHFTGREIRDSGSTKALSGMGAAMRRKIK; encoded by the coding sequence ATGAAGGCCATAGAAACCCTAGATCTGACAAAAAGGTTCGGCACCCTTACAGCTGTAGATAAAGTGAATCTACAGGTTAACCAGGGCGAAATATTTGGGTTACTGGGGCCTAATGGTGCAGGAAAAAGCACATTCATTTCCATGTTATGCACCATTCTAAAACCCTCACAGGGCACAGCCAGGGTTGAAGGTTACGATATTAGCAGAGAAGCATCAGATGTGCGGCGTTCCATTGGTATAGTCTTCCAGGATCCCAGTATAGATGATAAACTCACTGGCATGGAAAACATGGAACTGCACGCGGATCTATATGATGTACCCCATGACGTGATGCATTCACGGATAGATGAAGTGCTGAAACTGGTAGAACTGGAAGATCGTGCCTCTCACTTTGTTAACACCTACTCTGGAGGTATGAGACGTCGGCTGGAAATAGCAAGGAGTCTGATACACTATCCTAAAGTATTATTCCTGGATGAACCCACCATCGGTCTGGATCCCCAAAGCAGGGACCATATCTGGAATTATATAAGGGATTTAAAGAAAAGGGAAAACATAACCATTATCCTCACCACCCATTACATGGAAGAGGCAGATAAACTATGTGACCGCATCGCTATCATTGACCGGAGTAAAATCATAGCCCTTGACACTCCTCAAAAACTTAAAAGCGAACTGGAAGGTGAAACTATCATCATTGAATCCAGTGATAATGATCTCCTATCCAGCAAGCTTACCCAAGTCAAACTTGCCGATACCATCCTAAAAACTGATACTGAACTGAATTTGTGTGTTGAAAATGCCCACACTGCACTGGCCCGTATAGTTGAGCTGGCTGTATCACTGGGAATACACATCGACAACATTACCATAAGAGAACCAGATTTAAACGATGTTTTCATGCATTTCACTGGTCGTGAAATCCGTGACAGTGGCAGTACCAAAGCACTCAGTGGTATGGGAGCTGCAATGAGGAGGAAGATAAAATAA
- a CDS encoding MarR family transcriptional regulator: MEDERLDKMVDNLYLFFPLFRKKVFKHKKRSHEGKMPHSYYHVLKILDKHGNLPMSKIGRNVHISKSNMTSLIDKLVKNGLAERLPDQNDRRVINISITDKGKDVLKDWRKNSNNEIKKSLSVLSEEDLEKFYVSVENIKDILYKL; the protein is encoded by the coding sequence ATGGAAGATGAAAGATTAGATAAAATGGTGGACAATCTGTACCTTTTTTTCCCACTTTTCCGGAAAAAAGTGTTTAAACATAAAAAAAGGTCACATGAAGGGAAAATGCCACATTCATATTACCATGTTTTGAAAATACTGGATAAACATGGTAACCTGCCCATGTCTAAAATAGGGAGAAACGTTCATATATCCAAATCAAATATGACTTCTTTAATTGATAAACTAGTTAAAAATGGATTAGCAGAACGCTTACCAGATCAAAACGATCGAAGAGTGATCAATATTTCAATAACTGATAAAGGAAAGGATGTTTTGAAAGATTGGCGAAAAAATTCCAATAATGAAATTAAAAAGAGCCTATCGGTCCTATCTGAGGAAGATCTGGAAAAATTTTACGTATCAGTTGAGAATATTAAAGACATTCTCTATAAACTGTGA
- a CDS encoding winged helix DNA-binding domain-containing protein, translating into MNPSTIAMARLHNQQLTNKSFKEPAELISHMGAIQGQDYPGAKWAVGLRLPGVHDAQVEKAFTDKTIFRTWLMRGTLHFVSAKDIRWMLELLAPRIITSNMRRYWELELDEKTLKHSNNVLKEALEGGRELNRKELLAILQKRRISTEGQRAAYMLQRASLDGFICQCGVENNNPIYMSMDSVPKTRVKREEALAVLTRCYFKSRGPATIGDFMWWSGLLAADARAGVESVASEFTPERIGDVIYWHSGSKPEMPDMPVAHLLPTYDEYLFAYRDRSASVNLKKTINGLKNRYRPTIALNGQIIGTWKRTFKNSTIIMEYNPFKNINNEENQALSQAELSYREFMSMKN; encoded by the coding sequence ATGAATCCATCTACCATTGCAATGGCACGACTTCATAATCAACAGCTCACCAATAAAAGTTTCAAAGAGCCGGCTGAATTAATTTCTCACATGGGAGCTATCCAGGGACAGGACTATCCTGGTGCTAAGTGGGCTGTGGGCCTCCGACTGCCAGGAGTTCATGATGCCCAGGTGGAGAAGGCATTCACTGACAAGACCATCTTCAGAACATGGCTTATGCGCGGGACCCTTCACTTTGTCTCTGCAAAGGATATCCGCTGGATGCTGGAGCTCCTGGCACCCCGTATCATTACCAGCAATATGCGCAGATACTGGGAGCTTGAATTAGATGAAAAAACCTTAAAACACAGCAATAATGTGTTAAAGGAGGCTCTTGAAGGTGGCAGGGAACTTAATCGGAAGGAATTACTGGCTATCCTTCAGAAAAGACGAATATCCACAGAAGGACAAAGAGCTGCTTACATGTTGCAGAGGGCGTCTCTTGATGGGTTTATCTGTCAGTGTGGAGTGGAAAATAATAATCCCATCTACATGTCCATGGATTCTGTTCCTAAAACCAGGGTCAAACGTGAAGAAGCACTGGCAGTATTGACCCGTTGTTACTTTAAAAGCCGTGGTCCGGCTACCATCGGAGATTTCATGTGGTGGTCTGGGCTTCTGGCAGCAGATGCACGGGCAGGTGTAGAATCAGTTGCATCAGAGTTCACTCCGGAAAGAATTGGTGATGTGATATATTGGCATTCTGGATCAAAACCTGAAATGCCAGATATGCCGGTTGCTCATCTTTTACCAACCTATGACGAGTACCTATTTGCCTACCGTGATCGGAGTGCTTCTGTGAATCTTAAAAAAACCATAAATGGTTTGAAAAATCGCTACAGGCCAACTATTGCCCTAAATGGTCAGATCATTGGTACCTGGAAGCGCACCTTCAAAAACAGTACGATAATAATGGAATACAATCCATTCAAAAACATTAATAATGAAGAAAATCAGGCTTTAAGTCAAGCAGAACTTTCATATCGTGAATTTATGAGTATGAAAAATTAA
- a CDS encoding NAD(P)/FAD-dependent oxidoreductase, giving the protein MYDVIVIGAGPAGCIAAKKLGESGYKVLLTEKMDLPREKSCSGILIPKSIQMIEKEFGKIPESVFSHPRISHGIIINDAHGKEYRFESEGYNIWRNLFDHWMSLKAEGAGCNLQTLTAATGCEEEKDHVRVTLARMPARNHTGFSKNRIPKISYEKAGMVIACDGASSRIRRDILKSPSNHIITYQTFCKGSINLDYGLFHAFLDPQFSQYDAWFNVKDDYLIMGVGVKDASLMKHYHSKFVSYLKSHYHARISPFEKEEVGLMPYITPEFQVNLGKGRVLFAGDAAHLLNPMGEGISSALASGYAAAEAINTGCDFENSINPVKVLDRYESNLKEEIEYMRRQWMFLGSICPEFTSFQYRE; this is encoded by the coding sequence TTGTACGACGTCATAGTAATCGGAGCAGGACCTGCTGGTTGTATAGCTGCTAAAAAATTAGGAGAATCTGGTTACAAAGTTTTATTAACCGAAAAAATGGACTTACCCCGGGAAAAGTCATGTTCAGGTATTCTCATACCCAAATCAATCCAGATGATTGAAAAAGAGTTTGGTAAAATACCAGAGAGTGTTTTCTCTCATCCTCGGATTAGTCATGGAATTATAATTAATGACGCCCATGGGAAGGAGTATCGGTTTGAAAGTGAAGGTTACAATATCTGGAGGAATTTATTTGACCACTGGATGAGCCTTAAAGCAGAAGGCGCCGGGTGCAACCTCCAAACACTGACTGCAGCCACTGGTTGTGAAGAAGAAAAGGACCATGTCAGGGTAACCTTGGCCAGAATGCCTGCCAGAAACCATACCGGGTTTTCAAAAAATCGGATCCCCAAAATTAGTTATGAGAAGGCCGGGATGGTGATAGCCTGTGATGGTGCATCCAGCAGGATAAGAAGGGATATTTTAAAATCACCCTCAAATCACATAATCACCTATCAAACATTTTGTAAAGGTAGTATTAACCTTGATTATGGGCTTTTCCATGCCTTTTTAGATCCGCAATTTTCACAGTACGATGCCTGGTTCAACGTGAAGGATGATTACCTGATTATGGGTGTGGGGGTTAAAGATGCTTCCCTCATGAAACACTATCATTCTAAATTTGTTTCATATCTAAAATCCCATTACCACGCACGGATAAGTCCATTTGAAAAGGAAGAAGTGGGTTTAATGCCATATATCACTCCAGAATTCCAGGTGAACCTGGGCAAGGGCAGGGTGCTTTTTGCAGGGGATGCTGCCCACCTTTTAAACCCAATGGGTGAGGGAATATCCAGTGCACTGGCCAGTGGTTATGCAGCGGCTGAAGCCATTAATACTGGATGTGATTTTGAAAACAGCATAAATCCAGTTAAAGTACTGGATCGCTATGAAAGTAATCTTAAAGAAGAGATAGAGTACATGAGGAGGCAGTGGATGTTTCTGGGTAGTATTTGTCCGGAGTTCACGTCTTTCCAGTATAGGGAATGA
- a CDS encoding DUF4013 domain-containing protein produces MDLKEIIGNSLKYPLSDLKNFLILGIITLITSISSVIQSFGVTDFMVVWILLLIGLVIGFFVDGYFFKILKSSLDDLSKPPVFGNWKIMFTDGLKVYLVSVVYCLPAILMIIYFIQGSFDYLVNYLSMMGMDLNYLLTGLFESKIGLMFINFMSVLGEFPIMIPEGSTAFIGILYIVAAPPLFFMALVHMANYDGDLRTAFRFNEIINEIGEIGWGKLIIWYVTMVIIFFALLTVLNLVNFIFPANPVSFNVFSVLYSFLVAYSVMFFARSSALLYISE; encoded by the coding sequence ATGGATCTAAAGGAAATAATAGGAAATTCTCTAAAATATCCCCTTTCAGATTTGAAAAATTTTCTGATCTTGGGAATTATCACTCTAATCACAAGTATATCTTCGGTTATCCAATCATTCGGTGTAACAGATTTCATGGTGGTGTGGATTTTACTCTTAATTGGACTGGTGATTGGATTTTTCGTTGATGGTTATTTCTTTAAAATTTTAAAGTCTTCCCTGGATGATCTTTCCAAGCCTCCTGTTTTCGGTAATTGGAAAATCATGTTCACCGATGGTTTGAAGGTTTACCTGGTTAGTGTTGTTTATTGTCTCCCTGCTATCTTAATGATAATATATTTTATACAAGGTTCTTTTGACTATCTCGTAAATTACCTCTCAATGATGGGTATGGATCTAAACTACTTACTTACTGGTTTATTCGAGTCTAAAATTGGATTAATGTTTATAAATTTCATGTCAGTTTTAGGTGAGTTCCCAATTATGATTCCGGAAGGATCAACTGCTTTTATTGGGATTCTGTATATAGTGGCAGCCCCACCTCTATTTTTCATGGCTCTGGTGCACATGGCAAACTACGATGGTGATTTAAGAACAGCATTCCGGTTCAATGAAATAATAAATGAAATTGGTGAGATAGGATGGGGCAAACTCATCATCTGGTATGTTACAATGGTAATTATCTTTTTTGCCCTACTTACAGTGTTAAACCTGGTCAATTTCATTTTTCCAGCTAATCCGGTTAGTTTTAACGTGTTCAGCGTATTATACTCATTCCTTGTTGCTTATTCAGTTATGTTTTTTGCCCGATCATCGGCCTTACTCTACATTTCTGAATAA
- a CDS encoding purine/pyrimidine permease produces MRYELDDKPKLSDMIIFGLQWLAVTIPFILIMGKVVGVMDGDYISYIQKLFLVLGFLILLQIFRGHKLPLIMGPAAVILVAILTSSHQGMGAINSSVLIGGLVLAILAASGLFKYLKKLFTPRVIIVILMLISFTLLPTIISLISANGPVSGINNFLFSLGFVVVLLAAHALLKGIWKSTLTLSALFIGTLVYYLIFGFTGSTDMNLALVGLPHSLTGSLALPDVGVLAAFLVSFLALAVNDLASIESVGTILNADEMEKRVKNGITITGLGNVFSGIMGVMGSVNYSISPGLIAATGVASRYTFIPAAIGLIILSLSPMAIGIMSSIPSPVIGVIFMYILTAQIGASLLLVVEKDGIKTVDHGMIIGLPLILGTSIAFLPSEVASQLPAILRPVLGNGFVMGTLFVLFLEHLLYSKDTISGKNNYKKG; encoded by the coding sequence ATGCGATATGAACTGGATGACAAGCCTAAACTTTCAGATATGATTATTTTCGGCCTGCAATGGTTGGCAGTGACTATTCCTTTCATACTGATTATGGGAAAAGTTGTTGGTGTGATGGATGGGGATTACATCTCCTATATCCAGAAACTATTTCTGGTTCTGGGATTTTTGATTCTATTGCAGATTTTCAGGGGCCACAAACTCCCCCTGATTATGGGTCCTGCAGCGGTGATTCTGGTTGCAATTTTAACCAGCTCTCATCAGGGAATGGGAGCTATTAATTCTTCAGTGCTGATTGGAGGTTTAGTACTGGCCATTTTAGCGGCCAGTGGTCTTTTTAAATATTTGAAAAAACTGTTCACTCCAAGGGTTATTATTGTTATTCTCATGCTCATCTCTTTCACTCTTCTTCCCACCATAATCAGTCTGATAAGTGCCAATGGCCCAGTATCTGGCATCAATAACTTTCTGTTTTCTCTGGGGTTTGTGGTGGTGCTTTTAGCAGCCCATGCATTATTAAAAGGAATCTGGAAGTCAACTTTAACCTTATCTGCCCTCTTTATTGGCACCCTGGTTTATTACCTCATATTTGGTTTTACAGGTTCTACAGATATGAACCTGGCCCTGGTGGGTTTACCTCATTCTTTAACTGGGTCCCTGGCACTCCCTGATGTAGGAGTTCTTGCTGCATTTCTGGTTAGTTTTTTAGCTCTGGCAGTGAATGATCTGGCATCCATTGAATCTGTAGGAACCATATTAAATGCTGATGAAATGGAAAAAAGGGTTAAAAATGGTATAACCATCACTGGGTTAGGCAATGTATTTTCAGGCATTATGGGAGTAATGGGTTCTGTGAACTATTCCATCAGCCCAGGTTTGATAGCTGCCACAGGAGTAGCATCCCGTTACACCTTCATTCCCGCTGCCATTGGCCTGATAATACTTTCATTATCTCCCATGGCCATAGGTATTATGAGTAGTATTCCTTCCCCGGTAATTGGTGTTATTTTCATGTATATCCTCACCGCCCAGATTGGTGCTTCCCTACTCCTGGTGGTGGAAAAAGATGGAATTAAAACAGTTGACCATGGAATGATCATTGGGTTACCATTGATTCTCGGTACTTCCATTGCATTTTTACCCTCAGAAGTTGCATCACAGTTGCCTGCTATTTTAAGGCCAGTTCTGGGCAATGGTTTTGTGATGGGAACCCTTTTTGTACTTTTCCTGGAGCATTTACTTTATTCTAAAGATACAATATCTGGAAAAAATAATTACAAAAAAGGGTGA